From the Salinimicrobium tongyeongense genome, one window contains:
- a CDS encoding glycoside hydrolase family 2 TIM barrel-domain containing protein, with protein MKTTCSFFLFVLLSSTAIAQRQVQSLNSAWIFSSEVQPEKIVNIPHTWNAEDAFKDGKEYFRGKGTYTKTLFAPQKWQNKQVFLKFEGSNQVTEVFVNGTSAGKHIGGYTGFVIDISEELKFASENELKIVVDNSHDTNIPPLDADFNFYGGIYRDLELIITDKLHFELENAAAGNILVRTPQVSEEKALVQVEARVVNDGEAFRNAIVSLEIFDPNAQKLKKLTKKIRLKAKESKNVIFETSVENPALWSPQYPQLYSFEISLANGKSSEKLDEFSSKFGFRWFEADPEKGFFLNGKPIKLIGANRHQDLQGLGNALPNSIHKSDYRMIKEMGANFVRTAHYPQDPEVYRICDELGLIVWSEVPVINDVTATDEYHNVALQMQQEQIQQFFNHPSVIFWGYMNEIFIRLVFNNELTESEKEDKIETSVALAEKLEKFTKALDPHRLSVMALHENELYNTSGIADIPEVIGWNLYFGWYSPGLENFGKFLDEQHERYPNRPLIISEYGPGADVRIQTEDPKPWDYSEAYQLKLHRSYINQVLARDFVVGMAAWNFADFGSSFRQDAMPYINQKGLLNFDRSKKDIYYYYQARLLDEPMIYIAGENYEQKFPQHKNDPISIPVFSNAERVSLSINDSLKISSEVNDGIAFFELQLPEGTHQLTATTGDISHSRTIHVLPRKDLLKNLDRPDLSINVGTHVNYEDPVTKEIWISDQQYEPGGFGYVGGEVYQKSASKFQGTASDIQGTGNDPLFQTMREGIEAYKFDVEAGTYRVTLLFAEPEFNASEENIYNLNTSEEKKPERVRSFDVKINGKIVSEDLNLARDYGRIRAVEISYRVKTERGISVEFSENAGRSLLSGIKLEKL; from the coding sequence ATGAAAACCACCTGTTCTTTCTTCCTTTTTGTTCTTTTAAGCAGTACGGCAATCGCCCAGCGACAGGTGCAAAGCCTTAATTCGGCCTGGATTTTTTCTTCGGAAGTTCAGCCTGAAAAAATTGTGAATATTCCTCATACCTGGAATGCCGAAGACGCATTTAAAGACGGGAAGGAATATTTCCGCGGAAAAGGAACCTACACAAAAACCCTCTTTGCCCCTCAAAAATGGCAAAATAAACAGGTTTTCCTGAAGTTTGAAGGCAGCAACCAGGTGACCGAAGTTTTTGTAAACGGCACTTCTGCCGGAAAACACATTGGCGGCTATACCGGATTTGTCATTGATATTTCTGAAGAATTGAAGTTCGCTTCCGAAAATGAACTAAAAATAGTCGTTGACAACAGCCACGACACCAATATCCCGCCGCTGGATGCCGATTTCAATTTTTACGGCGGAATTTACCGCGATCTCGAATTAATTATCACCGATAAACTTCATTTTGAACTGGAAAATGCTGCTGCGGGCAATATTTTGGTTCGCACGCCCCAAGTTTCAGAAGAAAAGGCCCTGGTACAGGTAGAAGCCAGAGTGGTAAATGACGGTGAAGCTTTCAGAAATGCCATTGTAAGCTTAGAAATATTTGATCCCAATGCTCAAAAATTAAAAAAACTGACTAAAAAAATCCGGTTAAAAGCAAAGGAGTCAAAAAATGTCATTTTTGAAACCTCAGTAGAAAACCCCGCCCTCTGGTCTCCCCAATATCCGCAGCTGTACAGTTTTGAGATCAGTTTAGCGAACGGGAAATCTTCAGAAAAGCTGGATGAATTCAGTTCTAAATTCGGATTTCGCTGGTTTGAAGCCGATCCCGAAAAAGGCTTTTTCCTGAATGGAAAACCAATTAAACTTATTGGTGCAAACCGACACCAGGATCTACAAGGACTGGGAAATGCACTTCCCAACTCCATTCACAAAAGCGATTACAGGATGATCAAAGAAATGGGGGCGAATTTTGTGCGTACTGCTCATTACCCGCAAGACCCCGAAGTTTACAGGATCTGTGATGAGCTGGGACTCATCGTGTGGTCTGAAGTGCCGGTGATCAACGATGTCACCGCGACAGACGAGTATCACAACGTGGCCCTGCAAATGCAGCAGGAACAGATTCAGCAGTTTTTCAACCATCCATCGGTGATCTTCTGGGGTTATATGAACGAGATCTTCATTCGGCTGGTTTTCAACAACGAGTTGACGGAAAGCGAAAAAGAAGACAAAATTGAAACCTCTGTAGCCCTGGCCGAAAAGCTTGAAAAGTTCACCAAAGCACTCGATCCTCACCGACTGAGCGTGATGGCACTGCACGAAAATGAACTTTACAATACCTCGGGAATTGCCGACATTCCCGAGGTGATTGGCTGGAACCTCTATTTTGGCTGGTATTCGCCGGGGCTTGAAAACTTCGGGAAATTTCTTGATGAGCAGCACGAACGCTATCCAAACCGGCCACTCATCATTTCGGAATACGGGCCGGGCGCCGATGTGCGCATCCAGACCGAAGATCCCAAACCCTGGGACTACAGTGAAGCCTACCAGTTAAAATTGCACCGCAGCTACATCAATCAGGTGCTGGCACGTGACTTTGTGGTGGGAATGGCCGCCTGGAATTTCGCCGATTTTGGTTCCTCCTTCAGGCAGGACGCCATGCCTTACATCAACCAGAAAGGCCTGCTCAATTTTGACCGCAGCAAGAAGGATATTTACTATTACTACCAGGCGAGACTGTTAGATGAACCAATGATCTATATAGCCGGGGAGAATTATGAACAAAAATTTCCGCAGCATAAAAATGACCCAATTAGCATCCCGGTTTTTTCAAATGCTGAAAGGGTGAGCCTAAGCATCAATGACAGTCTTAAAATTTCTTCGGAAGTAAATGACGGAATCGCATTTTTTGAACTGCAGCTTCCCGAAGGAACCCACCAGCTCACCGCCACCACCGGCGACATCTCCCACTCCAGAACCATCCACGTGCTCCCCAGAAAAGACCTTCTGAAAAACCTCGACAGGCCGGATTTGTCCATCAATGTGGGTACACATGTGAATTACGAAGATCCCGTAACAAAAGAAATCTGGATCAGCGACCAGCAGTATGAACCGGGCGGCTTTGGTTATGTGGGCGGCGAGGTATACCAGAAATCGGCTTCCAAGTTCCAGGGCACGGCTTCAGATATCCAGGGAACCGGGAATGATCCGCTGTTCCAAACCATGCGCGAAGGCATCGAAGCTTATAAATTTGATGTGGAAGCAGGCACTTACAGAGTCACCTTATTGTTTGCAGAACCCGAGTTCAATGCTTCCGAAGAGAACATTTACAACCTCAACACTTCCGAAGAAAAGAAACCGGAAAGAGTGCGGAGTTTTGATGTGAAAATTAACGGGAAAATTGTTTCTGAAGACCTTAACCTGGCACGCGATTACGGCCGAATTCGCGCCGTAGAAATTTCTTATAGGGTGAAGACAGAAAGAGGTATTAGCGTAGAATTTTCTGAAAATGCAGGCAGATCGCTGCTTTCAGGAATTAAACTGGAAAAATTATAA
- the bglX gene encoding beta-glucosidase BglX, producing MRKFNLSVAFLLFMGLSYLQAQERIPQVEALLEKMTLEEKIGQLNLLTPGGGIATGSVVSEDVEAKIKAGQVGGVFGVSSPERVRQAQELAVKNSRLGIPLLIGSDVIHGYKTTFPTPLGLSSSWDMELIKETAKVAAKEATADGINWNFSPMVDISRDPRWGRVAEGAGEDAYLGSQIAIAMVEGYQQDDLTQPQTMMATVKHLALYGAPEGGRDYNRVDMSRTKMFNEYLPPYKAAVDAGVGSVMTSFNDIDGVPASGNKWLLTDLLRERWGFDGFVVSDYTSVNEMIAHGMGDLQDVSAMALKAGLDMDMVGEGFLTTLKKSVEEGRVSEGEITTAARRILEAKHKLGLLDDPYRYSDISRPEKDILTAENRQLAREAAAQSFVLLKDHNQVLPVSKKAKIALIGPLADDQSNMLGTWAPTGDFKLSVPVLEGFKNVAPKAKITYAKGANITNDTAYAKKVNVFGPKVEISDRSPEKLLQEALKVAKAADVVVAVVGEASEMSGEAASRTNIQIPESQKRLIRELVATGKPVALVLMSGRPLDISEEMDMPLSILQVWHPGVEAGNAIADVVFGDVNPSGKLTMSWPRNVGQIPVYYGERTTGRPAASEEFEKFKSNYLDVVNSPLLPFGYGLSYTSFEYGNSKASSETLRPDEEIIISTTVTNTGKKAGKEVVQLYIHDKVRSLTPPKKQLIAFKKIELKPGESMTVEFPVTVDDLRFYNGSLEYVYEPGEFDFFVAGSSDSDFDGTFTVVE from the coding sequence ATGAGAAAATTTAATCTTTCAGTCGCATTTCTGTTATTTATGGGGCTTTCATATCTCCAGGCACAGGAAAGAATCCCGCAGGTGGAAGCCCTGCTGGAGAAAATGACTTTAGAGGAAAAAATAGGGCAGCTCAACCTGCTCACTCCCGGTGGCGGGATAGCCACAGGATCTGTAGTGAGTGAAGATGTGGAGGCCAAGATTAAAGCCGGTCAGGTGGGTGGTGTTTTTGGGGTATCTAGCCCCGAGAGGGTGCGCCAGGCCCAGGAGCTGGCTGTGAAGAACTCCCGCCTGGGAATTCCGCTGCTTATCGGGTCCGATGTTATTCATGGTTACAAAACCACTTTTCCTACTCCGCTGGGGCTTTCTTCCAGCTGGGATATGGAGTTGATCAAAGAAACTGCTAAAGTGGCGGCCAAAGAAGCTACTGCTGATGGGATCAACTGGAACTTTTCCCCTATGGTAGATATTTCCCGCGATCCAAGATGGGGCCGTGTAGCCGAAGGTGCCGGGGAAGATGCATATTTGGGCTCTCAGATTGCGATTGCTATGGTAGAAGGTTACCAGCAGGATGATCTTACACAGCCTCAAACCATGATGGCAACGGTGAAGCACCTTGCGCTTTATGGTGCTCCCGAAGGGGGGCGCGATTACAACCGCGTAGACATGAGCCGCACCAAGATGTTCAATGAATACCTGCCGCCTTACAAAGCTGCTGTAGACGCCGGTGTGGGAAGTGTGATGACTTCTTTTAACGATATAGATGGTGTGCCTGCAAGCGGGAACAAATGGCTGCTTACCGACCTGCTTCGAGAAAGATGGGGCTTTGACGGATTTGTAGTTTCCGATTACACTTCGGTAAATGAGATGATCGCCCACGGAATGGGAGACCTGCAGGATGTATCGGCAATGGCTTTAAAAGCAGGTTTGGATATGGACATGGTAGGCGAAGGATTCCTCACCACGCTGAAAAAATCTGTGGAAGAAGGAAGGGTTTCCGAAGGAGAGATCACTACTGCCGCCCGTCGTATACTTGAAGCCAAGCATAAATTAGGTTTACTTGATGATCCTTACAGATATTCTGATATAAGCAGGCCCGAAAAAGATATCCTAACGGCAGAGAACAGGCAGCTGGCACGTGAAGCAGCAGCCCAGTCATTTGTTTTGCTGAAGGATCACAACCAGGTGCTTCCGGTGTCAAAAAAGGCAAAAATCGCACTCATTGGTCCGTTGGCAGATGATCAATCAAATATGCTGGGAACCTGGGCGCCAACCGGAGACTTCAAACTTTCGGTTCCCGTACTTGAAGGTTTCAAAAATGTAGCCCCAAAGGCAAAGATCACTTATGCTAAAGGTGCGAACATCACTAACGATACAGCTTATGCGAAAAAAGTAAATGTATTTGGCCCCAAAGTAGAAATTTCTGATCGCTCTCCCGAAAAATTGCTTCAGGAAGCCTTAAAAGTTGCCAAAGCAGCCGATGTTGTTGTGGCTGTGGTGGGGGAAGCCAGTGAAATGAGCGGGGAAGCGGCCAGCCGTACCAATATTCAGATTCCGGAGAGCCAAAAAAGGCTTATCAGGGAACTCGTTGCCACCGGCAAGCCTGTTGCCCTTGTGCTTATGAGCGGTCGCCCCCTTGATATTTCCGAAGAAATGGACATGCCCCTAAGCATCCTGCAGGTTTGGCACCCGGGTGTGGAAGCCGGAAATGCCATTGCCGATGTGGTTTTTGGCGACGTAAACCCTTCAGGAAAACTAACAATGAGCTGGCCGAGAAACGTAGGACAAATCCCCGTGTACTACGGCGAAAGAACTACCGGAAGGCCTGCTGCTTCAGAAGAATTTGAGAAGTTCAAATCGAATTACCTCGATGTGGTTAATTCCCCGCTCCTGCCGTTTGGTTACGGGTTGAGCTACACCAGTTTTGAGTACGGGAACAGCAAAGCCAGCAGCGAAACTTTGCGTCCAGACGAAGAGATTATCATTAGCACCACCGTGACCAACACCGGGAAAAAAGCCGGAAAGGAAGTTGTACAGCTTTACATTCACGACAAAGTGAGAAGCCTTACCCCTCCAAAAAAGCAACTTATCGCTTTCAAAAAGATCGAGCTGAAACCGGGAGAATCAATGACTGTTGAATTTCCGGTTACTGTAGACGATCTCAGGTTTTACAACGGGTCTTTGGAATATGTGTATGAGCCGGGGGAATTTGATTTCTTTGTGGCTGGTAGCTCTGATAGTGATTTTGACGGCACATTTACCGTGGTAGAATAA
- a CDS encoding family 43 glycosylhydrolase, with translation MKALNHIITAVAVFFSFFAHSQEVVPKTYINPLDIDYSYMVYNSSKNISYRSGADPAVIEFRGEYYMFVTRSFGYWHSKDLVNWEFIKPKQWFFEGSNAPTAFNYKDSLVYFAGDPAGYGSILYTDDPKSGEWTPTASITSNIQDSELFIDDDGKAYLYWGSSNVYPLKVKMLNKDDRFLETGVEKELINLVEEEHGWERFGENNFHPTLKEGYMEGASMTKHNGKYYLQYAAPGTQFNVYADAAYVGETPLGPFNYMKNNPYSFKPGGFANGAGHGITVKQTNGQYWHFATMALASNSHWERRLAMWPTYFDDEGLMYTNTSYGDYPLHAPGHPTKAGLHTGWMLLSYKGKATVSSTQKQIRKSTSTDGDYDITEMPLEKNSDGEIISKVLTDESPKSFWVAEANDDQQWVEIEMLSPGNIYAFQLNFHDEDSGIYTRTEGLRHRFTLKVSENGKDWKTVVDRSNSYIDAPNAYLPLNEPVKAKYVRYNNLQVPGKNLALSEIRVFGKGLGKKPAKVKGFTINRQEDRRDAAFKWEPVKGAQGYNIRWGIAPDKLYQSWLIYGENEHFMRNLDKGTTYYFSIEAFNENGISEKTEIREVK, from the coding sequence ATGAAGGCCTTAAATCACATTATCACAGCAGTAGCGGTATTCTTCAGCTTCTTTGCGCACTCGCAGGAAGTTGTGCCCAAGACCTATATCAATCCGCTGGATATCGACTATTCCTACATGGTTTATAATTCCAGCAAGAATATTTCCTACCGTTCGGGTGCAGACCCTGCGGTGATTGAATTCCGTGGGGAATACTACATGTTTGTCACCCGTTCTTTTGGCTACTGGCATTCAAAAGACCTGGTCAATTGGGAATTCATTAAACCTAAACAGTGGTTCTTTGAAGGTTCTAATGCACCAACTGCTTTCAATTACAAAGATTCGCTGGTGTATTTCGCCGGAGACCCTGCGGGTTATGGTAGTATTTTATACACCGATGACCCCAAAAGCGGGGAATGGACGCCCACGGCTTCCATCACCAGCAACATCCAGGATTCCGAATTGTTCATAGATGACGACGGCAAGGCCTATCTTTACTGGGGTTCTTCAAATGTGTACCCGCTTAAGGTGAAGATGTTGAACAAAGATGATCGTTTTCTGGAAACCGGCGTGGAAAAGGAATTGATCAACCTGGTGGAAGAAGAGCATGGCTGGGAACGCTTTGGAGAAAATAATTTTCATCCTACTTTAAAAGAAGGATATATGGAAGGAGCTTCCATGACAAAGCACAACGGCAAATATTACCTGCAATATGCTGCGCCGGGCACTCAATTTAATGTATATGCCGATGCAGCTTACGTGGGTGAAACCCCACTGGGTCCCTTCAATTACATGAAGAATAACCCCTACAGTTTTAAGCCTGGTGGTTTCGCCAATGGTGCCGGTCACGGTATTACTGTGAAACAAACTAATGGGCAGTACTGGCATTTTGCCACAATGGCACTGGCGTCAAATTCTCACTGGGAGCGGCGGCTGGCTATGTGGCCAACCTATTTTGATGATGAAGGCCTGATGTATACCAACACCAGCTATGGAGATTATCCGCTGCACGCACCCGGCCATCCTACCAAAGCAGGCCTGCATACCGGCTGGATGCTGCTGTCTTATAAAGGAAAAGCTACAGTTTCTTCCACACAAAAGCAGATCCGGAAAAGTACTTCTACCGATGGCGATTACGACATCACTGAAATGCCGCTCGAAAAGAACAGCGACGGAGAGATCATCTCTAAAGTACTTACAGACGAAAGCCCTAAATCTTTCTGGGTTGCCGAAGCTAATGATGATCAACAATGGGTGGAAATAGAAATGCTTTCCCCCGGAAATATTTACGCTTTTCAGCTGAATTTTCACGATGAAGACTCTGGCATTTATACCCGCACCGAAGGTTTACGTCACAGGTTTACGCTGAAGGTTTCAGAAAATGGCAAAGACTGGAAAACCGTGGTAGACAGGAGCAACAGCTATATAGATGCACCAAATGCTTACCTGCCGCTGAATGAGCCTGTAAAAGCAAAATACGTGCGCTATAACAATCTGCAAGTTCCGGGGAAGAACCTTGCCTTGTCAGAAATCAGGGTGTTTGGAAAAGGATTGGGTAAGAAACCGGCAAAAGTAAAAGGTTTTACCATAAACCGCCAGGAAGACCGAAGAGATGCTGCCTTTAAGTGGGAACCGGTGAAAGGAGCCCAGGGTTACAACATCCGCTGGGGAATAGCACCCGATAAGCTATACCAGTCGTGGCTCATCTACGGTGAAAACGAACATTTTATGCGGAACCTCGATAAGGGAACTACCTATTACTTCAGCATAGAAGCATTTAATGAAAATGGCATTTCAGAAAAAACTGAGATCCGGGAAGTAAAATAA
- a CDS encoding prolyl oligopeptidase family serine peptidase, which translates to MKNNISLNFLLFAGFFMLISASGMAQERSEFQKKQFIQQNDTLNYRILFPKNFSEEKEYPLVLFLHGAGERGSDNEAQLVHGSDLFLKEANREDFPAVVIFPQAPKEDYWAKVEVDRDKTPLEFNFKNEEEPTKALHLVMALLNSVISEDYINKDKIYVGGLSMGGMGTYEILSRMPKTFAAAFAICGGADPGIVRKYPEGFNIWIFHGEQDNVVPAELSKTMAREINTAGGNAKLSLYPNDNHNSWDSAFSEPYLLPWLFSHQKKD; encoded by the coding sequence ATGAAAAATAACATTTCCCTTAATTTTCTTCTGTTTGCAGGCTTTTTCATGCTTATTTCAGCTTCAGGAATGGCCCAGGAGCGGTCAGAGTTTCAAAAAAAGCAGTTTATTCAGCAAAACGACACTTTAAACTATCGCATTCTCTTTCCGAAGAACTTTTCCGAAGAAAAAGAGTATCCGTTAGTGCTTTTTTTACACGGCGCGGGGGAAAGGGGAAGCGATAATGAAGCCCAACTCGTGCACGGGAGCGATTTGTTCCTGAAAGAGGCGAACCGGGAAGATTTTCCGGCTGTGGTTATTTTTCCACAGGCCCCAAAAGAAGATTATTGGGCAAAAGTGGAGGTTGACCGAGACAAAACCCCTTTAGAATTTAATTTTAAGAATGAAGAGGAGCCTACCAAAGCCCTACATTTGGTGATGGCTCTTCTGAATTCTGTTATTTCGGAAGATTATATCAATAAAGACAAAATTTATGTGGGCGGACTTTCAATGGGGGGAATGGGTACTTACGAGATCCTTTCCAGAATGCCCAAAACCTTTGCCGCGGCTTTCGCCATTTGTGGCGGCGCAGATCCCGGCATAGTTCGAAAATATCCTGAAGGATTTAATATCTGGATTTTTCACGGCGAACAGGACAACGTGGTTCCTGCCGAACTTTCCAAAACCATGGCTCGCGAGATCAACACTGCCGGCGGTAATGCAAAATTGTCCCTTTATCCAAACGATAACCACAACAGCTGGGATTCAGCTTTTTCTGAACCCTATCTCCTGCCGTGGTTATTCTCTCATCAAAAAAAGGATTAG
- a CDS encoding glucoamylase family protein, translated as MFKKYSLLAFLLVLTSVGCKEGRTKEQELSADKSQQKNLSKEALLDTVQKQTLKYFWDYAEPNSGMARERFHPDGNYPRNDSHVVTTGGSGFGLMAIVAGMERNFIPRDSAVARLNKIADFLDKTPRFHGAWPHWINGETGDTQAFGKKDNGGDIVETSFLAQGFIVVREYLKNGTEAEQAVAKKYNDLWKGIEWNWYTNNKNGIYWHWSPVYEWEMDFMIEGYNECLITYIMAASSPGHAIEPAAYHEGWARGGDIVSDEEAYGLPLILKHNTSGSRGGPLFWAHYSYLGLNPKGLSDRYANYWDVNVNHSLINYEYALENPKDFETYGKNSWGLTASYTRNEDNGVGYAAHSPDDDRGVVSPTAAISSIPYTPEKSLDAMRYFYEDQHELLWGPAGFYDAYSLEGEDWVAPYYLAIDQGPQVVMIENYRSGLIWDLFMQAPEIQEGLKKLDFTIQK; from the coding sequence ATGTTTAAAAAATATTCTTTACTGGCTTTTTTATTAGTCCTCACCAGTGTTGGCTGTAAAGAAGGCAGGACAAAGGAGCAGGAGCTTTCGGCTGATAAATCTCAGCAAAAAAATCTTTCAAAAGAGGCACTTTTGGATACCGTGCAAAAGCAAACCCTTAAATACTTCTGGGACTATGCCGAACCCAACAGCGGCATGGCCCGGGAGCGCTTCCACCCCGATGGCAATTACCCGCGCAATGATTCGCATGTGGTCACTACCGGCGGCTCAGGCTTTGGGCTCATGGCCATAGTGGCAGGAATGGAAAGAAATTTCATCCCCCGGGATTCTGCCGTTGCCCGATTAAACAAGATTGCCGATTTTCTTGACAAAACTCCGAGGTTCCATGGCGCATGGCCGCATTGGATCAACGGGGAGACCGGCGACACCCAGGCCTTCGGGAAAAAAGATAATGGCGGCGATATTGTGGAAACTTCCTTTCTCGCGCAGGGATTTATTGTGGTAAGGGAGTATCTCAAAAATGGCACTGAAGCAGAACAGGCTGTTGCCAAAAAGTACAACGACCTCTGGAAAGGCATCGAATGGAACTGGTACACCAATAACAAGAACGGGATCTACTGGCACTGGTCGCCTGTTTACGAATGGGAGATGGATTTTATGATAGAAGGTTATAACGAATGTTTGATCACCTATATCATGGCGGCTTCGTCACCAGGCCACGCTATTGAACCTGCAGCCTATCACGAGGGTTGGGCCAGGGGCGGTGACATTGTTTCTGATGAAGAAGCTTACGGCCTACCGCTTATCCTGAAGCACAACACTTCCGGAAGCAGGGGCGGGCCACTTTTTTGGGCGCATTATTCCTACCTGGGGTTAAATCCGAAGGGATTAAGCGACAGGTACGCCAACTACTGGGATGTGAACGTGAACCACAGCCTCATCAATTATGAATATGCCCTGGAAAATCCGAAAGATTTTGAAACGTACGGCAAAAATTCCTGGGGCCTTACCGCCAGCTACACCCGAAATGAAGACAATGGCGTAGGCTATGCTGCACACTCTCCCGATGATGACCGTGGCGTGGTTTCGCCAACTGCGGCCATAAGCTCTATCCCTTACACTCCAGAGAAATCTTTGGATGCCATGAGGTATTTTTATGAAGATCAACATGAGTTGTTGTGGGGGCCGGCAGGCTTTTATGATGCCTACAGCCTCGAGGGTGAAGACTGGGTGGCACCTTATTACCTTGCAATAGACCAGGGGCCGCAGGTGGTCATGATTGAGAATTACCGTTCCGGATTGATTTGGGATCTGTTCATGCAGGCTCCCGAAATTCAGGAAGGATTGAAAAAACTGGATTTTACCATCCAAAAATGA